The Henckelia pumila isolate YLH828 chromosome 2, ASM3356847v2, whole genome shotgun sequence genome includes a window with the following:
- the LOC140880686 gene encoding pentatricopeptide repeat-containing protein At3g58590, translating into MRRITLDFPKSVRNHHLAIDFNNALSSTQKLHFSVSSSAQNIGRQNAIHILQNPEKIRFLDEAKSLHALAITMGPMPMQEPVFVNNRIISMYVSLGDTFLARMLFDEMTERNVVSYNTMIGSYSRDGFLLEAWELLSEMRKCDLKPTQFTFGGLLSCYSLDVLQGMQLHALMEKTGLLCAEPFSGTALLGMYGRNGYLHEAVAVFECMPQKNLVTWNNMVSVFGQIGFSEYCIYMLSEMMRSRMELSLYTFVNVLSCFQDGDMELGRLIHGIVIKHGFDTVVSVSNCLISMYAKCADSCLAEKMFEEASVRDIVSWNTLIGAMESCGRPSKALDTFLEMCATGLLPNETTFVNVVSSCCRLRASSFGEFIHAKMIKRRFESSVYAGTSLVDFYAKCDKLEEAQVCFDGIKEKNLVSWNSLILGYSNRGSFVAVKLLREMINTGCRPNELSFSIVVKSSAPLELLQLHSVMIKMGYHKDDYALSSLISSYARNGLVSDALTFFEHDNTTLPVASSNAIAWIYNRTGQYDKTQELYAIMQDPDTISWNTLIAACSRSGDYEEAFELFHHMRNSQVYPDNYTYVSLFSVCTKLCNIALGSSLHGLIVKTDFALCDTFLCNVMVDMYGKCGSLESSVMIFNDMVERNVISWTALISALGQHGYTNEALERFEEMQRSGFKPDKVAFLAVFSACRHVGFVKEGMALFNQMKSKYGVEPEMDHYLLIVDLLAKHGHLKEAEQLILGMPIPPNALIWRSFLEGCKKQTNIGGFVVAA; encoded by the coding sequence ATGAGAAGAATAACGTTAGATTTTCCGAAAAGCGTGAGAAATCATCATTTGGCCATAGATTTTAACAATGCACTTTCATCCACCCAAAAGCTTCACTTTTCTGTCAGCTCCAGTGCTCAAAACATCGGGCGCCAAAATGCTATACATATCCTCCAAAACCCAGAAAAAATCCGTTTCCTGGACGAAGCGAAATCTCTGCACGCGCTCGCCATTACAATGGGTCCAATGCCAATGCAAGAACCTGTCTTTGTTAACAACAGAATCATCTCGATGTATGTATCTCTGGGAGATACTTTCCTGGCTCGCATGCTGTTTGACGAAATGACTGAAAGAAATGTTGTGTCGTATAATACTATGATAGGCTCGTACAGCCGAGATGGGTTTTTGCTGGAAGCCTGGGAACTGCTCTCTGAAATGAGAAAATGTGATCTGAAGCCTACACAATTCACGTTTGGCGGTTTGTTGTCGTGTTATTCCTTGGACGTCTTGCAAGGGATGCAGTTACATGCTTTGATGGAGAAGACTGGGTTACTTTGCGCTGAACCTTTTTCTGGAACGGCGTTACTGGGAATGTATGGGAGGAATGGGTATCTACATGAAGCTGTTGCTGTATTTGAATGCATGCCTCAAAAGAACTTAGTCACCTGGAATAATATGGTATCTGTATTTGGACAGATTGGTTTCTCTGAATATTGCATCTATATGTTATCTGAGATGATGAGGAGTCGGATGGAATTATCTCTGTACACTTTCGTCAATGTTTTATCCTGTTTTCAAGATGGTGACATGGAATTGGGACGGCTAATACATGGGATTGTGATAAAGCATGGATTCGATACTGTTGTGTCTGTCTCTAATTGTCTGATTAGTATGTATGCAAAGTGTGCCGACTCATGCTTGGCAGAGAAAATGTTTGAGGAGGCTTCTGTTAGGGATATTGTTTCGTGGAACACGCTGATCGGGGCAATGGAAAGTTGTGGTAGACCGAGCAAAGCATTGGATACCTTCCTTGAAATGTGCGCTACTGGATTGTTGCCGAATGAGACGACTTTCGTTAATGTTGTTAGCTCATGTTGTAGACTGCGGGCTTCTTCATTCGGGGAATTCATCCATGCCAAGATGATAAAGAGGAGATTTGAATCTAGTGTGTATGCTGGTACTTCTTTGGTTGATTTTTACGCCAAATGTGATAAATTGGAAGAAGCACAAGTTTGTTTTGATGGAATAAAAGAGAAGAATTTGGTTTCTTGGAATTCACTTATCCTGGGATATTCAAACAGAGGTTCTTTTGTTGCGGTTAAGCTGCTTCGAGAAATGATTAATACTGGCTGTCGCCCTAACGAGTTGTCGTTTTCAATTGTTGTTAAATCATCAGCGCCGTTAGAACTGCTTCAACTTCACTCCGTGATGATAAAAATGGGTTACCACAAAGATGATTATGCATTAAGTTCTCTAATCAGCTCATATGCAAGGAATGGTCTGGTATCTGATGCCTTAACTTTTTTCGAGCACGACAACACTACACTTCCTGTTGCTTCATCAAATGCAATTGCATGGATTTACAACCGAACCGGCCAATATGATAAAACTCAAGAGTTATATGCTATAATGCAGGATCCTGACACCATTTCTTGGAATACTTTGATCGCTGCTTGTTCCAGGAGTGGAGATTATGAAGAGGCGTTTGAACTTTTTCACCATATGCGTAATTCCCAAGTCTATCCCGACAACTACACTTACGTTAGCCTCTTCAGTGTTTGCACCAAATTGTGTAACATTGCTCTTGGCAGTTCTCTGCATGGCCTCATCGTGAAGACTGATTTTGCGCTATGCGACACATTTCTCTGCAACGTCATGGTCGATATGTATGGGAAATGTGGGAGCCTCGAGAGCTCGGTCATGATCTTTAACGATATGGTGGAGAGGAACGTCATTTCTTGGACAGCTCTTATATCCGCCCTCGGGCAGCACGGTTACACAAATGAAGCATTAGAAAGATTTGAAGAGATGCAGCGTAGCGGTTTCAAGCCCGACAAGGTTGCTTTTCTTGCCGTCTTCTCGGCTTGTAGACACGTTGGATTTGTGAAAGAAGGGATGGCATTGTTCAACCAAATGAAATCGAAGTACGGCGTTGAACCAGAAATGGATCACTATCTCCTGATAGTAGATCTACTGGCCAAACATGGGCATCTGAAAGAAGCTGAGCAGCTGATTCTGGGGATGCCTATCCCCCCAAATGCCCTGATATGGCGTAGCTTTCTTGAAGGCTGCAAGAAACAAACGAACATAGGAGGTTTTGTTGTTGCAGCATAA